One genomic window of Elaeis guineensis isolate ETL-2024a chromosome 2, EG11, whole genome shotgun sequence includes the following:
- the LOC105060010 gene encoding protein DETOXIFICATION 33 isoform X2, whose amino-acid sequence MGRLVAKIWNESKKMWQIGGAAILIGVLQFSIGFVTVAFAGHLGVVELAAISIAQNVIEGFAYGILLGMGSALETLCGQAVGAGQLHMLGVYMQRSWVISGVTAMVLTPIYAFTSPMLKLVRQSKDVSEVAGKYATWTIPQLYAYAMNFPLQKFFQSQSKVWVMAVISGVVLGIHALLNWILVIKMGHGLLGAAIAVDVSWWLINLSQMIYLVSGFFPEAWQGFSLLAFQNLAAFVKLSLASAVMLCLELWYYTAVIILVGCLQNPKIAVGAISICMNYQLWALMIALGFSAAVSVRVSNELGANHPKAAKFAVVVSVSTSVFFGLIFMVMVLIFREHAPKLFTNVPELVRETSKLGYLLGVTIFLNSIQPVLSGYASRGAHQDMGRTT is encoded by the exons ATGGGAAGGCTGGTTGCCAAGATCTGGAATGAATCTAAAAAGATGTGGCAGATAGGAGGGGCTGCAATACTTATAGGAGTGTTGCAGTTCTCCATTGGCTTTGTCACTGTGGCCTTTGCTGGACATCTTGGAGTTGTCGAGCTTGCTGCGATCTCCATTGCACAGAATGTCATCGAAGGCTTCGCATATGGGATTCTG TTAGGCATGGGGAGTGCCTTGGAAACACTCTGTGGTCAAGCTGTTGGTGCTGGCCAGCTTCATATGCTAGGAGTCTACATGCAAAGATCATGGGTTATTTCTGGAGTCACAGCAATGGTTCTAACACCAATTTATGCGTTCACATCACCCATGTTAAAGCTAGTTCGACAGTCGAAAGATGTATCAGAAGTCGCAGGCAAATATGCTACATGGACAATCCCACAATTATATGCCTATGCCATGAATTTTCCTCTGCAGAAGTTTTTCCAATCTCAGAGCAAGGTCTGGGTCATGGCTGTCATTTCTGGTGTGGTTCTGGGCATCCATGCTCTGCTAAATTGGATCCTTGTAATAAAAATGGGTCATGGGTTGCTGGGTGCAGCAATAGCTGTGGACGTTTCTTGGTGGCTTATAAATTTGAGTCAGATGATTTATCTTGTATCTGGCTTTTTCCCTGAAGCATGGCAAGGCTTCTCTCTCTTGGCATTCCAAAATCTGGCAGCTTTTGTCAAACTCTCACTTGCATCAGCTGTAATGCTATG CTTGGAGCTTTGGTATTATACTGCGGTTATTATTCTGGTGGGTTGTTTACAAAATCCTAAAATTGCAGTCGGCGCTATTTCTATCTG CATGAACTATCAACTTTGGGCATTGATGATTGCTCTTGGTTTCAGTGCTGCAGTCAG TGTACGAGTATCGAATGAACTTGGAGCAAATCACCCAAAAGCAGCAAAGTTTGCAGTAGTTGTTTCAGTTTCCACATCAGTCTTCTTTGGGCTCATTTTTATGGTCATGGTTCTCATCTTCAGAGAGCACGCACCAAAGCTTTTCACAAATGTACCTGAACTGGTGAGGGAAACATCAAAACTGGGATATCTTCTGGGTGTTACAATCTTTCTCAACAGCATTCAGCCTGTTCTCTCTG